The Meriones unguiculatus strain TT.TT164.6M chromosome 6, Bangor_MerUng_6.1, whole genome shotgun sequence genomic interval TCAAGTGGCTCTGCTACTCCAGCGAGGCCGAGGACTTCATCTTCTTCCACGGGAACGCGTCGGTGATGCTGCCCAACCTGGGCTCCCGCCGCTTCCAGCCGGCGCTGCTGGACCTGTCCACCGTGGAGGACCACAACGCCCAGTACTTCAACTTCGTGGAGCTGCCCGCCGCCGCGCTGCGCTTCCTGCCGAAGCCCGTGTTCGTGCCCGACGTGGCCCTCATCGCCAACCGCTTCAACCCCGACAACCTCATGCACGTCTTCCACGACGACCTGCTCCCGCTCTTCTACACGCTGAGGCAGTTCCCGGGGCTGGCCCGGGAGGCGCGGCCCTTCTTCATGGAGGGCTGGGGCGAGGGCGCGCACTTCGACCTCTACAAGCTGCTCAGCCCCAAGCCGCCGCTGCTGCGCGCGCAGCTCCGGACGCTCGGCCGCCTGCTCTGCTTCTCGCAGGCCTTCGTGGGCCTGTCCAAGGCCACCACGTGGTACCAGTACGGCTTCGTGCAGCCGCAGGGCCCGAAGGCCAACATCCTGGTCTCTGGCACCGAGATCCGGCAGTTCGCCCGCTTCGTGGCCGAGAAGCTGAACGTGAGCCGCGCGGGGCCGGCGCCGGGCGAGGACTACATCCTGGTCTTCAGCCGCACGCAGAGCAGGCTCATCCTGAACGAGGCCGAGCTGCTGCTGGGGCTGGCGCAGGAGTTCCACATGAAGACGGTGACCGTGTCGCTGGAGGAGCACGCCTTCGCCGACGTGGTGCGGCTGGTGAGCAACGCCTCCATGCTGGTGAGCATGCACGGGGCCCAGCTGGTCACGGCCCTCTTCCTGCCGCGCGGGGCCACGGTGGTCGAGCTCTTCCCGTACGCTGTCAACCCCGACCACTACACCCCGTACAAGACGCTGGCCACGCTGCCCGGCATGGACCTGCAGTACGTGGCCTGGCGGAACACCATCCGGGAGAACACAGTGGCGCACCCCGAGCGGCCGTGGGACCAGGGCGGCATCGCCCACCTGGACCGCGCGGAGCAGGCGCGCATCCTGCAGAGCCGCGAGGTCCCCCGGCACCTCTGCTGCCGGAACCCGGAGTGGCTGTTCCGGATCTACCAGG includes:
- the Pomgnt2 gene encoding protein O-linked-mannose beta-1,4-N-acetylglucosaminyltransferase 2, with product MHLSAVLNALLVSVLAAVLWKHVRLREHAATLEEELARGQQALDPVPGPRVDYPRALQLLTEGGTHMVCTGRTHTDRVCRFKWLCYSSEAEDFIFFHGNASVMLPNLGSRRFQPALLDLSTVEDHNAQYFNFVELPAAALRFLPKPVFVPDVALIANRFNPDNLMHVFHDDLLPLFYTLRQFPGLAREARPFFMEGWGEGAHFDLYKLLSPKPPLLRAQLRTLGRLLCFSQAFVGLSKATTWYQYGFVQPQGPKANILVSGTEIRQFARFVAEKLNVSRAGPAPGEDYILVFSRTQSRLILNEAELLLGLAQEFHMKTVTVSLEEHAFADVVRLVSNASMLVSMHGAQLVTALFLPRGATVVELFPYAVNPDHYTPYKTLATLPGMDLQYVAWRNTIRENTVAHPERPWDQGGIAHLDRAEQARILQSREVPRHLCCRNPEWLFRIYQDTRVDVPSLVQAIRRVVKGQPGPRRQRWTVSLYPGKVREARCQASVQGATEARLSVSWQIPWNLKYLKVREVKYEVWLQEQGENTYVPHMLTLQNHTFTENIKPFTTYLVWVRCIFNKSLLGPFADVLVCST